The following are encoded in a window of Ferribacterium limneticum genomic DNA:
- a CDS encoding Hpt domain-containing protein, which produces MEMNMAGAFVLDKASILDRLGGDDEIFAMMVDMFVQDVDSNCAALATALAAGDPAVLRREAHTVKGLLATFSDDAGALDASVVEQRARDGLVADQAAAVAGLQQRLREIAAVLSAG; this is translated from the coding sequence ATGGAGATGAATATGGCAGGGGCTTTCGTGTTGGACAAAGCGTCGATTTTGGACCGCCTGGGCGGCGACGACGAGATTTTTGCGATGATGGTCGACATGTTTGTGCAGGATGTCGACAGCAACTGCGCGGCCCTGGCGACCGCCCTGGCGGCAGGCGATCCCGCGGTACTGCGCCGCGAGGCCCACACGGTTAAAGGCTTGCTGGCCACATTTTCTGATGACGCTGGTGCACTCGATGCCAGTGTCGTCGAGCAACGGGCGCGCGATGGTCTTGTCGCTGATCAGGCTGCGGCAGTGGCCGGCTTGCAACAGCGCCTGCGGGAAATTGCGGCGGTGTTAAGCGCCGGGTAG